TGGCGTTTCTCGCAAGGCGTTAAAGCGATCGGGCGTTTCTCCCGCCGCGCCTTGCGTCGCCTTTTAGAACGCGGGTCGCGTTTATGCGAGCGAGCGATCGTCGCCGTCGAGATAAAGGCGGCAAAACATGAAACTACTTCTTAAAAAACCTTTTGTTTTCGGGGTTGTCTAAAAAACTTTGCATACTGCGATCCGCCGAAGCGTCGCCGCCCGTATTTGTCCGCGAAGGTTTGACTTTGCGATTTTGCGGCAACGCCGAAAGGTTAAGAAAAATCGCCGTATCCTCGACCAAAATCTGAATAATCGAGTCGATCGGAGCGCTGACGACCGAACCGAAATTCTGCTCGCCAAAGCCCGCCTCAAAACTTAACGTAAGCGTATCTTCGTCAATCTCGGCGCTTTCTAGCGTATAGTCGGACAGCACAAAAAGCGTTAGCGGCTTGAAAGATTGGTTTAGGCTTTCCGGAAGCGGCGGGTCAAAGACGATCTCGTTTAGATCGCATAATATTCCAAACGACGTTCCCGCGAGGATCAAATAGTCTAATATATCCGCGCAATGTTCTGCGATCATTTCGGCGAATTCGCCGTCTTTAATAATTTTGTTAATCATCTTAATACTCCAAAACAAATTTGCTTAATATAGCCATTCTTACCGCCACGCCGTTGTGCACCTGCCGCAAAACTAGCGATCTGGGATCGCTTAATACGCAGTCCTCCAGATCAACGTTGCGATGAACGGGTCCGGGATGCATAATAAAGATATTTCGATCGCCTAATAGCTCTTTTGTGATCTTGAAGTTTGCCGCGTAATCGCTAAGGCTGGCGTAGATCGGTCTTTCGTGTCGTTCGGTTTGGGTTCTTAACGACATAATAGCGCTCGCGCCGTCTAGCTCGTCGCGGATATTCCATGTCGTTTTTATATTGGAGCGCTTGGGCAAAAAATGGGGAGGCGCCGCCAAAACCACCCGCATTCCAAAGCGCGTTAGCAGCTTGATATTGCTGTTTGCCACGCGGGAGTTTCTAATATCGCCCGCGATCAGAATTTTTTTGCCGCGCACGTCGCCGATCGCCTGACGCAGGGTAAACAGGTCTAGCAGCGCTTGCGTGGGGTGCGCGTGCGCGCCGTCGCCCCCGTTTATAACGCTCGCTTTAACGAATTTGGAAAGAAGTTTGGGCGCGCCCGCGTTTTTATGCCTGACCACGATCGCGCTCGCGCCCATCGCGTCGAGATTGGCGGCGGTATCGTGTATCGTTTCGCCTTTGGATTCGCTGCTACTTGCCACGTCGAGGCTCACCACCTCCGCGCCAAGCCTTCTCGAGGCTACCTCGAAACTGCTACGGGTGCGCGTGGAATTTTCAAAAAAGATGTTTATTACCAGTTTGCCGCGCAACTTTTGGTTGGTTTCGCCGTTAAGATAGCCGCTGGCTTCGTCAAAAATCGCCTCTATCTCGTCGTCGGTTAAATCCGTCGTAGTTGTTAGGTGTCTTGCCATAGCGTTATTTTATCGTTAGTCGGTTATGACGAATCAGCAGGCGCGCGGTATCGGCGAAGATCGGCGCGGCGCTCTGGCTGGCGCTTTGTTTTTTCTTAGGGTCGATCACTAAAACGCCAATCGAATAGCGTCTTTCGCCGTCGTTGGCAAAGCCAAAGAAGCTGTTGTGGTAGTCGTCTTTGTAGCCGCCGCCGCTGGCTATGCGCGCCGTGCCGGTCTTGCCCGCAATAAAAACGCCGTCGATCGCGGCGGTTTTAGCCGAGCCTCTAAGAACGGTTTTGCGCAGTATCTGCAACATTTTCATAGCCGTCGCTTCGCTTACGACTCTCGCGCTTGGCTCGCTATCGAGCGGCGGCGCGCCGTCGCCAATTAGGCGATCGACAAGGCGCGGCGAAACCATCGCGCCGTTGTTGTTGAACACGTTGTAGGCTTTTAATAGCTGTATAAAAGTTACGCGCAGTCCGTAGCCGTAACCGGTAGTGGCGCGGTATATGTCGGCGCGGTAGCGGTGCAATCCCGCAAGCGAGCCTAACGATTCGTAAGGCAGATCGATTCCCGTCGGGCGCGAAAAGCCAAACGCGGTTAAGCCGTCGAATAGTTTATACTCGCTAAGACGCATAGCAAGCTGCGCGATTCCGATATTGCTGGAATAGACGATTACGTCCTCGACGCTGAACCACTCGCGCGGCGCGGTGTCCGTGATTACGTCTTTGCCAAGCGTCCATCTGCCGTTGTAACCGCGCACCAGATCGAACTGCCCCGCGATCCCCTCCTCGAATAGTAGCGCGACGATAAACGGTTTCATCACGCTTCCCGGCTCGAAAGGATATTGCACGGCGTTTATTCTCGCGTTCGGCAGAGTTTCGGGGGTGATGTTTTCCGCGTCGTAGCGGGCGCTGGTGGCAAGCGCGATAAGCCGTCCCGTGTCGCTTTCCATGACCGCGCATAAAATCTCCGTCGCGTCGTATTCCGCTTGCGCTTTGTCTAAAAGCCGCTCTAAATCGTATTGAAAAAACGCGTCGATCGTCAGTTGCAAGCCAAAACCGTTTTTTGAGGGCGTATATTGCAAATGGTTGTTATAGATCATATTGCCGCCCGCGTCGCGCGACGCGCGAAAAGCGCCCTCTCTTAAAGGTTTGAGTTTGGATTCGTAGAACCTCTCCAGCCCCATATCCCCTTCGCCGCTAGATTTTTTCACGTAGCCCACGATCGGTTGCGCCAAAGAGCCGTATTCGTAAAGACGCGCCTGCGACGGCTCCGCCGGAACGATCTCAAGTCCTCGTCTAACGGGGGTCGAATTGGGTATAACGGTTTTAAAAGCGCCTTTGCGATCTAGCTCGGCGGAGAGGCGTTGCATATTTTTCGCCTCCAGCGCGTTTAGCTCTTTGGCTAGATAGACGCGCGCGTCGCGATTAAGAAGTTCCATAATATCCGCTTCGCTCTTGCCTGTGAACAGCGCGACCATTTTGGCGATCAGCGGCTTGTTTTCCGCGTCGCGCCCGTCGAAAGCTACGTTGAAGCGCCGATCGCTCTGCGCTAAGGTGCGCCAGTCCGACGTTACGATCGCGCCGCGATAGGAAGGAATCGTTTCGGTTTTGAGGTAGTCGCGATCTAGGCTCTCTTGCTTTAGCGCGCGAACGACGCTCGCGAAAAAGACGATAAAAAAGAAGCAGATGAACAAAAAGATCGCGAGGATTTTGCCGGTTTTTTCCACGATTACATTTGCGTGCGGATAATCTCTCTATACGCGCTTATAGCTTTATTGCGGATTTCAAGCATTAGTTTCATGCCGCTTTCGGCTTTGCCTAGAGCGATTGCCGCTTGATGCAGGTCTTTGACGGTTCCGGTCGCTATGTCTGTAGCGGCTTTTTCGCCCTCTTCTTGCAATAGGTTAGTTTCCTCAAACGAGTTTTTAAGCAGATCGGCAAAACTCAGAGAGCCGCTCTCCCCGATTTTTGCGGGCGTTCTGCCTAGCTCTTTTGGGAGTATCTCGCCAATTTTATTAAGTAAATCCGCCATCGCCAAATCCTATTTTTTACGCTCTCATCATCTCAATCGCGCTATTAGCGAGCGTTTTAGCGCTTTGGAACGCCGCCGCGTTCGCTTGATACGCCCGACTCGCTTCAATCATATCGGCCATTTCCACCACCGGATTAACGTTGGGATAGGCAACGTAACCGTCTTTGTTCGCGTCCGGATGCGTAGGCTCGTAGCGCATTATCGGCGCTCTATCGTCGCGAACGACCTTATCCACAATTACGCTCATTATAGCGGGATTTAGTTTGCGCTCGTATCCTAGCTCCTCGTCGAGCGGGTCTTCGTAGCCTAGGGGACGAGTATTTTTTGCTAGTTGGGAGTTCAAGCGTTTATCAAAATCCGTCGCTTTAAAAACGACGGTTTGTCGGCGATACGGACCGCCTTCGTCGGTGCGAGTCGTATTGGCGTTGGCTATATTCGCGCTGATAAGATTTAGGCGAAATCGTTGCGCCGAAAGTCCGTAGCCGCTTATGTCAAACGAGTTTAGAAACGCCATATTTCGCCTCCCTTTGTTCGCTAATTAGCCGAACGTTAGCAATTTTCATTCCTTACGCGCCCATTTAAAAGGATAGGGCGCCGCTAAACGCGATAAACGAAAGCGGCGGCGTTACACGCCCTCAAAAACCAGCGTAGCCGCCCCGCCGCCGGCGTTTTTAGTTGAAAGTTCTAGCTTGCCCGCGTTTAGTCTCCATTGGGCGGCGTTTCGTAGTAGCGAAAAAAATTCGCGCTCTTTTAACGCCTTAGGCTCTTTAATTGGCGCCGCTCGCGTAGAGGCGACGGTCGAGATATTTATCGCGTCCGTCTCGATCGCGTACGAGGCGAAAAAACGGTTAGCCGTTCCCGCGCCGGCTAAGCGATCGTTTTCAAAAACGACGATAAACGCGTTTGCGAAACCTTCGTCGGCAAGTTTCGCGCGGTCGATTTTAACGCCGTTCTCTCCTTGTTTAATTTCGACAAGACGCCACTCTTTGCTCGCGATTTCCGCGCGGTAATCGACTTTCGGCGCGCAACCAAGCGTCGCGGCGGCTAATAAAACGATAAAAAAGTATTTCATAATTTCTCCTGTTTAATTAAACCTTAAATTATTTTCCTTCGGATCGCCGCGCGATCGAATTAACGACTATTATATGCGCTATGAGGCGCCTTTACGGCAACTAGGATCAAAAAGCGCGCAAGCCGCTCCGATATAAGCTATCAATCGAATTTGCCTACCGCGATCAAAAATTCGCGTTCGGCTTGTTAAGGAATCGGTATTCGTAAAACTTTAGATAACGCCGACGGCGGATCGTATCTTCGCCATTTTCGCTTTTGCGATCGCGCGGGCTTTACCCGCTCCGATCGCCAGCGCTTTATCCGCTTTGGAAGGCTCGCGTTTTAGCTCGTCGTATTTAGCGCGCGCGTCGGCGAAATAATCCCATATCAGATCGGTCAAATAGGCTTTGAAATGACCGTGTCCTTCGCCGCCTCTTTCATAGCGCGACCGCAACGCCGCTTTGCCTCTTTCGTCCAAAAAAAGCGCGCATAGTTGATAAACCGCGTCGCCCTCCCATTTTTTTGGCTCGTCGAGCGATACGGGAGCGGTTACGATCTGCTTGATTCGTCTCTCTAGCGTTTTGCGATCGGTAAAAATATCGATCGTGTTGCCGTAGCTCTTACTCATCTTAGCGCCGTCTATGCCCGGCACGAGGGCTACGCTCTCCTCCGCGCGAAAATCGGGCAGTCGCAACAGATCGCAACCGACCGCGTTGTTAAACTTGATCGCTATGTCGCGGGCGATCTCCACATGTTGAATCTGATCTTTGCCGACAGGCACGACGTCCGTATCGTATAGCAGAATATCCGCCGCCATCAAAACGGGATAGCTAAATAAGCCGTGCGAGGGCGAAAGACCTTTGGCGATCTTATCCTTGTAGCTGTGCGCGCGCTCCAAAAGACCGATCGGCGTATGTTGGCTTAGTATCCAATACAGCTCCAGCGTCTCCGCGACGGCGCTTTGAAGCCAAAAGGTCGATCGCGCGGGATCGATTCCAAGGCTCAAAAAAGCGATCGCCGCCTCGCGAGTTTGCTCCGCTAGACGAGCGCCATCAAAGACGCTCGTCATCGCGTGATAGTTGGCGATAAAGGCGAAAACGTCCTCGTTTTCCTGCGCCTTTACAAGCTGGGCGATCATTCCAAAATAGTTGCCTATATGAAACGCGCCCGAAGGCTGAATGCCTGAAAGAGTCCTGCCCAAAATAGTCTAATTCCGCGCTTTTATCTGTTTCTTCCCATAGCGGCGTTGGATATATCCCACATCGGTAGCATAATGCCTAGCGCGATAAACAATACAAGACCGCCGATAAATAGCAACAAGATCGGCTCTAGCAAAGCCGAGAAGTTGTCGATTAGGTGATTGAAGCGCATTCGATAGTATTCGCCGATACGTTCTAGCATCGTGTCTAGCTCGCCGCTCGATTCGCCCGATCTGACCATCTGCAACACCATCGGCTCAAACAGCGCGGTCTCCTCAAGCGCGGTGGATAGTTGTTTGCCCTGTCCGATACCTCTTCCCGCTTCGGCGAGTTTCAAACAAACGTAGCTGTTTTCAATCGTGCCGGCGGACGTAGCCATCGCCTCTGTCAACGGGATGCCCGATTTGATCAACTGACCGAAGATCATCATAAATCTGCTGTAAAAGCCAAGACTCATCATGCTACCGATCAGATATACCTTCATAATATATCGATCGAAGGTAAGC
The sequence above is drawn from the Helicobacteraceae bacterium genome and encodes:
- a CDS encoding aspartate carbamoyltransferase catalytic subunit; its protein translation is MARHLTTTTDLTDDEIEAIFDEASGYLNGETNQKLRGKLVINIFFENSTRTRSSFEVASRRLGAEVVSLDVASSSESKGETIHDTAANLDAMGASAIVVRHKNAGAPKLLSKFVKASVINGGDGAHAHPTQALLDLFTLRQAIGDVRGKKILIAGDIRNSRVANSNIKLLTRFGMRVVLAAPPHFLPKRSNIKTTWNIRDELDGASAIMSLRTQTERHERPIYASLSDYAANFKITKELLGDRNIFIMHPGPVHRNVDLEDCVLSDPRSLVLRQVHNGVAVRMAILSKFVLEY
- a CDS encoding penicillin-binding protein 2, which encodes MEKTGKILAIFLFICFFFIVFFASVVRALKQESLDRDYLKTETIPSYRGAIVTSDWRTLAQSDRRFNVAFDGRDAENKPLIAKMVALFTGKSEADIMELLNRDARVYLAKELNALEAKNMQRLSAELDRKGAFKTVIPNSTPVRRGLEIVPAEPSQARLYEYGSLAQPIVGYVKKSSGEGDMGLERFYESKLKPLREGAFRASRDAGGNMIYNNHLQYTPSKNGFGLQLTIDAFFQYDLERLLDKAQAEYDATEILCAVMESDTGRLIALATSARYDAENITPETLPNARINAVQYPFEPGSVMKPFIVALLFEEGIAGQFDLVRGYNGRWTLGKDVITDTAPREWFSVEDVIVYSSNIGIAQLAMRLSEYKLFDGLTAFGFSRPTGIDLPYESLGSLAGLHRYRADIYRATTGYGYGLRVTFIQLLKAYNVFNNNGAMVSPRLVDRLIGDGAPPLDSEPSARVVSEATAMKMLQILRKTVLRGSAKTAAIDGVFIAGKTGTARIASGGGYKDDYHNSFFGFANDGERRYSIGVLVIDPKKKQSASQSAAPIFADTARLLIRHNRLTIK
- the fliE gene encoding flagellar hook-basal body complex protein FliE, giving the protein MLPKELGRTPAKIGESGSLSFADLLKNSFEETNLLQEEGEKAATDIATGTVKDLHQAAIALGKAESGMKLMLEIRNKAISAYREIIRTQM
- the flgC gene encoding flagellar basal body rod protein FlgC produces the protein MAFLNSFDISGYGLSAQRFRLNLISANIANANTTRTDEGGPYRRQTVVFKATDFDKRLNSQLAKNTRPLGYEDPLDEELGYERKLNPAIMSVIVDKVVRDDRAPIMRYEPTHPDANKDGYVAYPNVNPVVEMADMIEASRAYQANAAAFQSAKTLANSAIEMMRA
- a CDS encoding META domain-containing protein, whose protein sequence is MKYFFIVLLAAATLGCAPKVDYRAEIASKEWRLVEIKQGENGVKIDRAKLADEGFANAFIVVFENDRLAGAGTANRFFASYAIETDAINISTVASTRAAPIKEPKALKEREFFSLLRNAAQWRLNAGKLELSTKNAGGGAATLVFEGV
- the trpS gene encoding tryptophan--tRNA ligase translates to MGRTLSGIQPSGAFHIGNYFGMIAQLVKAQENEDVFAFIANYHAMTSVFDGARLAEQTREAAIAFLSLGIDPARSTFWLQSAVAETLELYWILSQHTPIGLLERAHSYKDKIAKGLSPSHGLFSYPVLMAADILLYDTDVVPVGKDQIQHVEIARDIAIKFNNAVGCDLLRLPDFRAEESVALVPGIDGAKMSKSYGNTIDIFTDRKTLERRIKQIVTAPVSLDEPKKWEGDAVYQLCALFLDERGKAALRSRYERGGEGHGHFKAYLTDLIWDYFADARAKYDELKREPSKADKALAIGAGKARAIAKAKMAKIRSAVGVI